A genomic segment from Glycine max cultivar Williams 82 chromosome 1, Glycine_max_v4.0, whole genome shotgun sequence encodes:
- the CYP19 gene encoding peptidyl-prolyl cis-trans isomerase CYP65 isoform X1, producing the protein MGKKQHSKDRMFITKTEWATEWGGAKSKENRTPFKRLPFYCCSLTFTPFEEPVCTPDGSVFDNMNITPYIVKYGKHPVNGAPLKHQDLIPLTFHKNSEGEYHCPVLNKVFTEFTHIVAVKTTGNVFCYEAVKELNIKTKNWKELLTDEPFTKDDLITIQNPNALDSKVLLDFDHVKNSLKVDDEELQKMSSDPTYNINMSGDIKQMLKELGTEKGKETALHGGGGGKAQKERAAALAAILAARSRVEEDSKSNPNKEAKAPQAFSVVDAASASVHGRSAAAAKASAGDKTAARIAMHVAGDRAPVNAKMVKSRFTTGAASRSFTSTSFDPVTKNEFEYVKVEKNPKKKGYVQLHTTHGDLNIELHCDITPRACENFITLCERGYYNGVAFHRNIRNFMIQGGDPTGTGRGGESIWGKPFKDELNSKLIHSGRGVVSMANSGPHTNGSQFFILYKSANHLNFKHTVFGGVVGGLTTLAAMEKVPVDDDDRPLEEIKITSVTIFVNPYTEPDEGEEQDNAKEKNAEDEDNDKVGSWYSNPGAATSVSGGTGAGGGVGKYLKARSTQAKSATVDNTGTDVVVKKRKVGVASSEFKDFSAW; encoded by the exons ATGGGGAAGAAGCAGCACAGCAAAGACAGAATGTTCATCACCAAAACGGAGTGGGCAACGGAGTGGGGAGGCGCTAAATCCAAAGAAAATCGCACTCCCTTCAAACGTCTTCCCTTCTATTGCTGCTC gcTTACGTTTACGCCGTTTGAAGAACCGGTCTGCACACCTGATGGCAGTGTTTTCGATAATAT GAATATAACTCCCTATATTGTAAAATATGGCAAACATCCAGTCAATGGAGCTCCTCTCAAGCATCAGGATCTCATTCCACTAACTTTCCACAAGAATTCAGAAG GAGAATATCATTGTCCAGTGCTAAACAAAGTTTTCACTGAATTTACACATATTGTGGCAGTGAAGACCACAGGAAACGTGTTCTGCTATGAG GCTGTTAAAGAGTTAAACATTAAGACAAAAAACTGGAAGGAGCTCCTCACTGATGAGCCATTCACTAAGGATGACCTTATAACCATTCAA AATCCTAATGCACTTGACAGCAAGGTTCTTCTGGATTTTGATCATGTTAAAAATAGTTTGAAAGTTGATGATGAAG AACTACAGAAAATGAGTTCAGATCCAACCTATAATATAAACATGTCGGGTGATATAAAGCAAATGCTTAAGGAGCTTGGAACTGAGAAAGGGAAGGAAACTGCATTGCATGGGGGAGGCGGTGGCAAGGCACAAAAAGAAAGGGCTGCTGCACTTGCTGCCATCTTAGCTGCAAGGTCACGTGTTGAAGAAGattccaaatcaaatccaaataaaGAGGCCAAAGCTCCTCAGGCATTTAGTGTTGTTGATGCTGCATCTGCTTCAGTACATGGAAGAAGTGCAGCTGCTGCTAAAGCCTCAGCAGGTGATAAAACTGCAGCTAGAATAGCTATGCATGTGGCTGGTGACAGGGCACCAGTGAATGCAAAGATG GTAAAAAGCCGTTTCACGACTGGTGCTGCTTCCCGGTCTTTCACTTCAACATCATTTGATCCAGttacaaaaaatgaatttgagtatGTGAAAGTTGAGAAGAATCCAAAAAAGAAGGGATATGTACAACTGCATACAACACATGGTGATTTGAACATTGAGCTGCATTGTGATATAACCCCCAGGGCATGCGAGAACTTCATCACTCTTTGTGAACGTGGATATTATAATGGAGTTGCTTTTCATAGAAACATTAG GAATTTTATGATACAGGGCGGTGATCCTACTGGTACCGGTCGAGGAGGTGAATCTATATGGGGAAAGCCTTTTAAAGATGAACTCAACTCCAAATTAATTCACTCCGGAAGGGGTGTGGTAAGCATGGCAAACAGTGGCCCACACACTAATGGTTCCCAGTTTTTCATCTTGTACAAGTCTGCAAATCATCTAAACTTCAAACATACAGTTTTTGGAGGAGTTGTGGGTGGCTTGACTACCCTAGCGGCAATGGAAAAGGTTCCTGTTGATGATGATGACCGGCCTCTG GAGGAAATCAAGATAACAAGTGTCACGATTTTTGTCAATCCTTACACAGAACCAGATGAGGGAGAAGAGCAGGATAATGCCAAAGAGAAGAATGCAGAGGATGAAGATAAT GATAAGGTAGGCTCATGGTATAGCAATCCTGGCGCTGCAACGTCTGTTTCTGGAGGTACGGGGGCTGGTGGTGGCGTTGGCAAGTACTTAAAAGCTAGGAGCACTCAAGCTAAATCTGCTACTGTTGACAACACCGGTACAGACGTTgtagtaaagaaaagaaaagtgggaGTTGCCAGCAGTGAATTTAAAGATTTTTCTGCATGGTAA
- the CYP19 gene encoding peptidyl-prolyl cis-trans isomerase CYP65 isoform X2 has protein sequence MGKKQHSKDRMFITKTEWATEWGGAKSKENRTPFKRLPFYCCSLTFTPFEEPVCTPDGSVFDNMNITPYIVKYGKHPVNGAPLKHQDLIPLTFHKNSEGEYHCPVLNKVFTEFTHIVAVKTTGNVFCYEAVKELNIKTKNWKELLTDEPFTKDDLITIQNPNALDSKVLLDFDHVKNSLKVDDEELQKMSSDPTYNINMSGDIKQMLKELGTEKGKETALHGGGGGKAQKERAAALAAILAARSRVEEDSKSNPNKEAKAPQAFSVVDAASASVHGRSAAAAKASAGDKTAARIAMHVAGDRAPVNAKMVKSRFTTGAASRSFTSTSFDPVTKNEFEYVKVEKNPKKKGYVQLHTTHGDLNIELHCDITPRACENFITLCERGYYNGVAFHRNIRNFMIQGGDPTGTGRGGESIWGKPFKDELNSKLIHSGRGVVSMANSGPHTNGSQFFILYKSANHLNFKHTVFGGVVGGLTTLAAMEKVPVDDDDRPLVIHIFFSLRKSR, from the exons ATGGGGAAGAAGCAGCACAGCAAAGACAGAATGTTCATCACCAAAACGGAGTGGGCAACGGAGTGGGGAGGCGCTAAATCCAAAGAAAATCGCACTCCCTTCAAACGTCTTCCCTTCTATTGCTGCTC gcTTACGTTTACGCCGTTTGAAGAACCGGTCTGCACACCTGATGGCAGTGTTTTCGATAATAT GAATATAACTCCCTATATTGTAAAATATGGCAAACATCCAGTCAATGGAGCTCCTCTCAAGCATCAGGATCTCATTCCACTAACTTTCCACAAGAATTCAGAAG GAGAATATCATTGTCCAGTGCTAAACAAAGTTTTCACTGAATTTACACATATTGTGGCAGTGAAGACCACAGGAAACGTGTTCTGCTATGAG GCTGTTAAAGAGTTAAACATTAAGACAAAAAACTGGAAGGAGCTCCTCACTGATGAGCCATTCACTAAGGATGACCTTATAACCATTCAA AATCCTAATGCACTTGACAGCAAGGTTCTTCTGGATTTTGATCATGTTAAAAATAGTTTGAAAGTTGATGATGAAG AACTACAGAAAATGAGTTCAGATCCAACCTATAATATAAACATGTCGGGTGATATAAAGCAAATGCTTAAGGAGCTTGGAACTGAGAAAGGGAAGGAAACTGCATTGCATGGGGGAGGCGGTGGCAAGGCACAAAAAGAAAGGGCTGCTGCACTTGCTGCCATCTTAGCTGCAAGGTCACGTGTTGAAGAAGattccaaatcaaatccaaataaaGAGGCCAAAGCTCCTCAGGCATTTAGTGTTGTTGATGCTGCATCTGCTTCAGTACATGGAAGAAGTGCAGCTGCTGCTAAAGCCTCAGCAGGTGATAAAACTGCAGCTAGAATAGCTATGCATGTGGCTGGTGACAGGGCACCAGTGAATGCAAAGATG GTAAAAAGCCGTTTCACGACTGGTGCTGCTTCCCGGTCTTTCACTTCAACATCATTTGATCCAGttacaaaaaatgaatttgagtatGTGAAAGTTGAGAAGAATCCAAAAAAGAAGGGATATGTACAACTGCATACAACACATGGTGATTTGAACATTGAGCTGCATTGTGATATAACCCCCAGGGCATGCGAGAACTTCATCACTCTTTGTGAACGTGGATATTATAATGGAGTTGCTTTTCATAGAAACATTAG GAATTTTATGATACAGGGCGGTGATCCTACTGGTACCGGTCGAGGAGGTGAATCTATATGGGGAAAGCCTTTTAAAGATGAACTCAACTCCAAATTAATTCACTCCGGAAGGGGTGTGGTAAGCATGGCAAACAGTGGCCCACACACTAATGGTTCCCAGTTTTTCATCTTGTACAAGTCTGCAAATCATCTAAACTTCAAACATACAGTTTTTGGAGGAGTTGTGGGTGGCTTGACTACCCTAGCGGCAATGGAAAAGGTTCCTGTTGATGATGATGACCGGCCTCTGGtgattcatattttcttttcact GAGGAAATCAAGATAA
- the LOC100820459 gene encoding protein SHORT-ROOT produces MDTTLFRVVSSFQHQHQPDHDQSLNNSTTSSSSRSSRQQQNYPYPQEDEECFNFFMDEEDLSSSSSKHYCPYQPHPPSTTTIHHSFSPTPCDFEFSGKWAQDILLETARAVADKNTTRLQQLMWMLNELSSPYGDTDQKLASYFLQAFFSRISQAGDRTYRTLASASEKTCSFESTRKTVLKFQEVSPWTTFGHVASNGAILEALEGEPKLHIIDISNTYCTQWPTLFEALATRNDDTPHLRLTSVVTADATAQKLMKEIGARMEKFARLMGVPFKFNVVHHVGQLSDLDFSMLDIKEDEALAINCVNTLHSIAAVGNHRDAVISSLRRLKPRIVTLVEEEADLDVGLEGFEFVKGFEECLRWFRVYFEALDESFPRTSNERLLLERAAGRAVVDLVACSAAESVERRETAARWARRMHGGGLNTVAFSEEVCDDVRALLRRYREGWAMTQCSDAGIFLTWKEQPVVWASAWRALT; encoded by the coding sequence ATGGATACCACGTTGTTTAGGGTAGTGAGTAGTTtccaacaccaacaccaaccCGATCACGATCAATCCCTCAACAACTCCACCACAAGCAGCAGCTCTCGATCCTCCAGACAACAACAAAACTATCCCTACCCACAAGAAGACGAAGAATGCTTCAACTTTTTCATGGATGAAGAAGACCTATCCTCGTCTTCTTCCAAGCACTATTGTCCCTATCAACCCCACCCTCCCTCCACTACCACCATCCACCACTCCTTCTCCCCCACTCCCTGCGACTTTGAATTCTCCGGCAAGTGGGCCCAGGACATCCTCCTCGAAACCGCACGGGCCGTGGCCGACAAGAACACCACGCGCCTCCAACAACTCATGTGGATGCTAAACGAGCTAAGCTCCCCCTACGGCGACACCGACCAGAAACTGGCCTCGTACTTCCTCCAAGCCTTCTTCAGCCGCATCTCCCAAGCCGGGGACCGAACCTACCGAACCTTAGCTTCGGCCTCGGAGAAAACATGCTCCTTCGAATCGACCCGCAAGACGGTGCTCAAGTTCCAGGAGGTGAGTCCCTGGACAACCTTCGGCCACGTGGCGTCCAATGGCGCCATCTTGGAAGCCTTGGAAGGCGAGCCCAAACTACACATAATTGACATCAGCAACACCTATTGCACCCAATGGCCAACCCTCTTCGAAGCCTTGGCCACTCGAAATGACGACACTCCGCACCTCCGTTTAACCTCCGTCGTCACCGCTGACGCCACCGCGCAGAAACTCATGAAGGAAATCGGCGCCAGAATGGAGAAATTCGCCAGACTCATGGGCGTGCCCTTTAAATTCAACGTCGTTCATCACGTAGGTCAACTCTCTGACTTGGATTTCAGCATGTTGGACATTAAAGAAGACGAGGCCTTGGCGATTAACTGCGTCAACACCTTGCATTCGATCGCCGCCGTTGGGAACCACCGTGACGCGGTGATATCTTCCTTGAGGAGGTTGAAACCGAGGATCGTCACGCTGGTGGAGGAGGAGGCTGATTTGGACGTGGGATTGGAGGGGTTTGAGTTTGTGAAAGGGTTCGAAGAGTGTTTGAGGTGGTTTAGGGTTTACTTTGAGGCGTTGGACGAGAGTTTTCCGCGGACGAGCAACGAGAGGTTGTTGCTGGAGAGGGCGGCGGGGAGGGCGGTGGTGGACCTAGTGGCGTGTTCGGCGGCGGAGTCGGTGGAGCGGAGAGAGACGGCGGCGCGGTGGGCGAGGAGGATGCATGGAGGGGGGTTAAATACGGTGGCGTTTAGCGAAGAGGTTTGCGATGATGTGAGGGCGTTGCTGAGGAGGTATAGGGAGGGGTGGGCAATGACACAGTGCTCCGACGCCGGAATATTCCTGACGTGGAAGGAGCAGCCGGTGGTGTGGGCCAGTGCATGGAGGGCCTTGACGTAG
- the LOC100775557 gene encoding uncharacterized protein: protein MRMRNKYRKPTTLRCNAGSRCSTSVVVLSLLGCLYLLHFYTLIHHRDRNGEESLLRISNHPQFRELQEVEEEDVQIPPPRGKRSPRAAKRRPKRTTTLIDEFLDENSQLRHVFFPGKKIAIDPMQTAVNESYYYYPGRIWLDTDGNPIQAHGGGIIYDKRSRTYYWYGEYKDGPTYQIHKKGAARVDIIGVGCYSSKDLWTWKHKGIVLAAEETDETHDLHMSNVLERPKVIYNERTGKYVMWMHIDDANYTKAAVGVAVSDTPDGPFDYLGSQRPHGYESRDMTVFKDDDGVAYLIYSSEDNSELHMGPLTEDYLNVTSVMRRILVGQHREAPALFKYQGTYYMITSACTGWVPNEALAHAAESILGPWETVGNPCIGGNKMFRLTTFFAQSTFVLPLPGFPGSFIFMADRWNPADLKDSRYVWLPLIVAGPVDQPLEYSFEFPLWSRVSIYWHRKWRLPHGWNGFK, encoded by the exons atgaGGATGAGGAACAAATACAGGAAACCAACAACTTTACGTTGCAATGCAGGGAGCAGATGTTCAACGTCTGTTGTGGTATTGAGCTTGTTAGGATGCTTATATTTGCTTCATTTTTATACCCTTATTCATCACAGAGATAGAAATGGTGAAGAGTCTCTATTGCGTATTAGTAATCATCCCCAATTCCGTGAACTTCAAGaagtggaagaggaagatgTTCAAATCCCCCCACCAAGGGGAAAGAGGTCCCCTCGGGCAGCAAAACGCAGACCTAAACGGACAACCACGCTGATTGATGAATTCTTGGACGAAAATTCCCAACTTAGACATGTGTTTTTTCCTGGTAAAAAAATAGCTATAGATCCAATGCAGACTGCTGTGAACGAAAGTTATTACTACTACCCTGGGAGAATTTGGTTAGATACCGATGGAAATCCTATTCAAGCCCATGGAGGGggcattatatatgataaaagatCAAGAACATACTATTGGTATGGTGAATATAAAGATGGCCCTACCTACCAAATTCACAAGAAAGGAGCTGCTCGG GTGGACATTATTGGAGTTGGTTGCTATTCTTCTAAGGATTTGTGGACCTGGAAACACAAGGGGATTGTATTAGCGGCAGAGGAAACAGATGAAACCCATGACCTGCACATGTCTAATGTGCTTGAGCGACCAAAAGTGATTTACAATGAGAGGACTGGAAAGTATGTGATGTGGATGCATATTGATGATGCCAACTATACCAAAGCGGCTGTTGGAGTAGCAGTCAGTGACACACCTGATGGGCCATTTGATTATCTTGGTAGCCAAAGACCCCATGGATATGAAAGCAGGGATATGACAGTTTTCAAAGACGACGATGGTGTGGCATATCTAATCTACTCCTCTGAAGACAATAGTGAACTGCACATGGGACCCCTTACTGAAGATTATCTCAACGTGACATCTGTCATGAGAAGGATTCTGGTGGGACAGCATAGAGAAGCACCAGCTTTGTTCAAGTATCAGGGCACATATTACATGATCACGTCAGCCTGCACTGGATGGGTCCCAAATGAGGCATTGGCTCATGCAGCTGAGTCTATTTTGGGGCCTTGGGAAACAGTTGGAAATCCCTGTATTGGAGGAAACAAAATGTTTAGGCTTACAACCTTCTTTGCTCAGAGCACTTTTGTGCTTCCTCTACCTGGCTTCCCAGGTTCATTTATTTTCATGGCCGATCGGTGGAATCCGGCCGACTTAAAAGACTCCAGATATGTATGGTTGCCTTTGATAGTAGCAGGACCTGTTGATCAGCCTCTTGAGTACAGTTTTGAATTTCCATTGTGGTCAAGAGTGTCTATCTATTGGCACCGAAAATGGAGACTGCCTCACGGCTGGAACGGCTTCAAATAA
- the LOC100776101 gene encoding ADP-ribosylation factor-like protein 8a-like isoform 1 (isoform 1 is encoded by transcript variant 1), translating into MGLWEAFLNWLRSLFFKQEMELSLIGLQNAGKTSLVNVVATGGYSEDMIPTVGFNMRKVTKGNVTIKLWDLGGQPRFRSMWERYCRAVSAIVYVVDAADPDNISISRSELHDLLSKPSLSGIPLLVLGNKIDKAEALSKQALTDQMDLKSITDREVCCFMISCKNSTNIDSVIDWLVKHSKSKS; encoded by the exons ATGGGATTGTGGGAAGCTTTTCTCAATTGGCTACGCAG CCTTTTCTTCAAGCAGGAAATGGAGTTATCTCTAATAGGACTTCAGAATGCTGGGAAGACTTCCCTTGTAAATGTAGTTGCT ACTGGTGGATATAGTGAGGACATGATTCCAACT GTGGGATTCAATATGAGGAAAGTGACAAAAGGGAATGTTACAATAAAGTTATGGGATCTTGGAGGACAACCTAGGTTCCGCAGCATGTGGGAACGTTACTGTCGTGCCGTTTCTGCTATTGT TTATGTTGTTGATGCGGCCGATCCAGATAACATTAGCATATCAAGAAGTGAGCTTCATGATTTGCTGAGCAAACCTTCATTGAGTGGCATCCCTTTGCTGGTATTGGGGAACAAGATTGACAAAGCGGAGGCTCTGTCTAAACAAGCACTGACCGACCAAAT GGATTTGAAGTCAATTACTGACAGGGAAGTTTGCTGCTTCATGATCTCATGCAAAAACTCGACCAACATCGACTCTGTTATTGACTGGCTTGTAAAGCATTCCAAATCAAAGAGCTGA
- the LOC100776101 gene encoding ADP-ribosylation factor-like protein 8a-like isoform X1: MELSLIGLQNAGKTSLVNVVATGGYSEDMIPTVGFNMRKVTKGNVTIKLWDLGGQPRFRSMWERYCRAVSAIVYVVDAADPDNISISRSELHDLLSKPSLSGIPLLVLGNKIDKAEALSKQALTDQMDLKSITDREVCCFMISCKNSTNIDSVIDWLVKHSKSKS; the protein is encoded by the exons ATGGAGTTATCTCTAATAGGACTTCAGAATGCTGGGAAGACTTCCCTTGTAAATGTAGTTGCT ACTGGTGGATATAGTGAGGACATGATTCCAACT GTGGGATTCAATATGAGGAAAGTGACAAAAGGGAATGTTACAATAAAGTTATGGGATCTTGGAGGACAACCTAGGTTCCGCAGCATGTGGGAACGTTACTGTCGTGCCGTTTCTGCTATTGT TTATGTTGTTGATGCGGCCGATCCAGATAACATTAGCATATCAAGAAGTGAGCTTCATGATTTGCTGAGCAAACCTTCATTGAGTGGCATCCCTTTGCTGGTATTGGGGAACAAGATTGACAAAGCGGAGGCTCTGTCTAAACAAGCACTGACCGACCAAAT GGATTTGAAGTCAATTACTGACAGGGAAGTTTGCTGCTTCATGATCTCATGCAAAAACTCGACCAACATCGACTCTGTTATTGACTGGCTTGTAAAGCATTCCAAATCAAAGAGCTGA
- the LOC778165 gene encoding telomere repeat-binding factor 2 yields the protein MGAPKQKWTAEEEAALKAGVVKHGAGKWRTILTDPEFSSILRMRSNVDLKDKWRNINVTAIWGSRQKAKLALKKNLLPSTKIDNNHLALSTVVQRDKEVANPKPLAVSSGTSPNSKEKISKLQNFQLDNLILESIIKLKEPRGSDQAAIAAYIEDQYCSTPTLRKLLSTKLKHMVASGKLMKVKHKYRIATNLTISEKRRCSSLLLLEGRPKDSPKAEKTGVNILSKSEIDAELSKMKGVTPQEAAAAAAKAVAEAEAAIAEAEAAAREADAAEAEAEAARVFAKAAMKALKCKTLRI from the exons ATGGGTGCTCCTAAGCAGAAATGGACCGCAGAGGAAGAAGCAGCATTGAAAGCTGGAGTAGTCAAACACGGGGCTGGAAAATGGCGCACCATACTTACAGACCCAGAGTTCAGTTCCATTTTGCGCATGCGTTCAAATGTAGATCTCAAG GACAAATGGAGGAACATAAATGTGACAGCAATATGGGGATCGAGGCAGAAAGCAAAGCTAGCTCTTAAAAAGAACCTACTACCATCCACCAAAATTGACAATAACCACTTGGCCTTGAGTACTGTAGTTCAACGTGACAAAGAAGTTGCAAATCCCAAGCCTTTGGCAGTTTCTAGTGGGACATCTCCTAattcaaaggaaaaaatatcGAAGCTACAGAACTTCCA GTTGGATAATCTTATATTAGAGTCCATTATCAAGTTGAAGGAGCCAAGGGGTTCTGACCAGGCAGCAATTGCTGCATATATAGAG GATCAATACTGTTCTACGCCGACCCTCAGAAAGTTACTGTCAACAAAACTGAAGCACATGGTGGCTAGTGGAAAATTAATGAAG GTAAAGCATAAGTACAGGATTGCAACAAATTTAACAATATCTGAGAAAAGAAGATGCTCTTCCCTGTTACTCCTGGAAGGGAGGCCCAAAGATTCTCCAAAAGCAGAGAAGACTGGTGTCAACATCCTTTCAAAATCCGAAATTGATGCAGAGCTATCGAAAATGAAGGGTGTGACACCTCAAGAGGCTGCGGCGGCAGCTGCAAAAGCAGTTGCAGAGGCAGAAGCTGCCATTGCCGAGGCTGAGGCAGCAGCTAGGGAGGCAGATGCTGCAGAAGCCGAGGCAGAGGCTGCACGAGTGTTTGCAAAAGCAGCAATGAAAGCACTAAAATGCAAGACACTTCGTATTTG